One genomic region from Conexibacter woesei DSM 14684 encodes:
- a CDS encoding SDR family NAD(P)-dependent oxidoreductase, with product MSTEGSQAGVRAGRLDGRVVIVTGAAGGFGVPLCDMLEREGATVVGVDREGDGVLHADVGSEAGNRSMVETALERHGRLDGLVLNAGVQYLAPIDEHDEAQWDRLHDVMVKGPFLAIRAAWPALTRAPGGRVVVTASGSSFLGEAYKAAYVAAKHGVLGLMKVAALEGAPLGLTANAVAPAWMRTPMVERQLEDQMRLHGKTREEVVMGMVERHPVDRFVEPEEVAHAVAFLLGPEASGINGVCLPVDLGTLVG from the coding sequence GTGAGCACCGAGGGCTCTCAAGCAGGCGTCCGCGCGGGCCGCCTCGACGGCCGCGTCGTGATCGTCACCGGCGCGGCCGGGGGATTCGGCGTCCCGCTCTGCGACATGCTCGAGCGCGAGGGCGCGACGGTCGTGGGCGTCGACCGCGAGGGCGACGGCGTGCTGCACGCCGACGTCGGGAGCGAGGCCGGCAACCGCTCGATGGTCGAGACGGCGCTCGAGCGCCACGGCCGCCTCGACGGGCTTGTGCTGAACGCCGGCGTGCAGTACCTCGCGCCGATCGACGAGCATGACGAGGCGCAGTGGGACCGGCTCCACGACGTGATGGTGAAGGGTCCGTTCCTGGCGATCCGTGCCGCGTGGCCGGCGCTGACGCGCGCCCCGGGCGGTCGTGTCGTCGTCACCGCCTCGGGGTCGAGCTTTCTCGGCGAGGCGTACAAGGCCGCGTACGTCGCCGCCAAGCACGGTGTGCTCGGCCTCATGAAGGTCGCTGCGTTGGAAGGCGCCCCGCTCGGCCTGACGGCCAACGCCGTCGCGCCCGCGTGGATGCGGACACCGATGGTCGAGCGCCAGCTCGAGGATCAGATGCGTCTGCACGGCAAGACGCGCGAGGAGGTCGTCATGGGGATGGTCGAGCGCCACCCGGTGGATCGTTTCGTCGAGCCGGAGGAGGTCGCGCACGCGGTCGCCTTCCTGCTCGGTCCGGAGGCGTCGGGCATCAACGGCGTGTGCCTGCCGGTCGATCTCGGGACGCTCGTCGGATGA
- a CDS encoding BKACE family enzyme: MRAAWDSYRWLQEARDGFGPLIVTCAVNGGVQGKEAHERLPETPEEIAAQAGEAYDAGAAIVHIHARDPQDWGSVSSDPETYREINARVRERCPDIIVNNTTGGGPATTMEARFACLEVAPEMASLNLGPDMSRFPIRERPAPLPSPHPASVFDGCIPFTYGIIEELARRMQRLGVRPEMELYHGGQYWVVRSLIEAGLIEPPYVHQFVMGYQTSAFATPENVLALVRELPLDAVFFVCGLGHSQLPLTTLSALAGGHVRVGLEDNLYYARGRRFRGNGEAIERAVRIGRELNREIATPAQARELLGLSAQPRAFERSAVA, encoded by the coding sequence ATGAGGGCAGCCTGGGACAGCTACCGATGGCTGCAGGAAGCGCGCGACGGCTTCGGCCCGCTGATCGTCACCTGCGCCGTCAACGGCGGCGTCCAGGGCAAGGAAGCGCACGAGCGCCTGCCCGAGACGCCCGAGGAGATCGCCGCACAGGCAGGGGAGGCCTACGACGCCGGGGCCGCGATCGTGCACATCCACGCGCGCGACCCGCAGGACTGGGGAAGCGTCAGCAGCGACCCGGAGACCTACCGCGAGATCAACGCGCGCGTGCGTGAGCGCTGCCCGGACATCATCGTCAACAACACGACGGGCGGCGGGCCGGCGACGACGATGGAAGCGCGTTTCGCCTGCCTGGAGGTCGCGCCCGAGATGGCTTCGCTCAACCTCGGGCCGGACATGTCGCGCTTCCCGATCCGCGAGCGGCCGGCGCCCCTCCCGTCGCCGCACCCGGCGTCCGTGTTCGACGGCTGCATCCCCTTCACGTACGGAATCATCGAGGAGCTTGCGCGACGCATGCAGCGGCTCGGCGTGCGGCCGGAGATGGAGCTCTACCACGGCGGCCAGTACTGGGTCGTGCGCTCGCTGATCGAAGCCGGCCTGATCGAGCCGCCCTACGTCCATCAGTTCGTGATGGGCTATCAGACGTCCGCGTTCGCGACGCCGGAGAACGTTCTGGCGCTCGTCCGCGAGCTGCCGCTGGACGCAGTCTTCTTCGTCTGCGGGCTCGGGCACAGCCAGCTGCCGCTCACGACGCTGTCGGCGCTCGCGGGCGGCCACGTGCGGGTCGGCCTGGAGGACAACCTCTACTACGCGCGCGGGCGTCGCTTTCGCGGAAACGGCGAGGCGATCGAGCGAGCGGTGCGGATCGGGCGCGAGCTGAACCGCGAGATCGCCACGCCGGCGCAGGCGCGCGAGCTGCTCGGCCTGTCGGCCCAGCCGCGCGCCTTCGAGCGGAGCGCGGTCGCGTGA
- a CDS encoding dihydrolipoamide acetyltransferase family protein, whose translation MSVAEIEFRLADIGEGLTEADVVEWLVPVGERVEEHQPVVTVETDKALVELPAPATGVITWHAVEAGTSAAVGDVLFKIEAEGVTHTTHTTPPTPAAEQATPAPPRGRVLAAPATRKLAYELGIDLTTVQGSGPHGRITKHDVRAAQEPASGAPGGGGATEPVRPRAPRGEDRTTVLSGVKRSMARAMTRAWRVPHVSEFREVDAARLLAVQKTLRADAERAGVRLAFAPIFAMVTVAALREHPIMNAVYDEGTETVTERGSVDLGIAAATPDGLVVPVVRAAEQLTLLELAREIDALAEAARTRRLTREQTGPGSFTLTNTGAYGGWLGVPIVRAPEVGIAGFGRTRESAVVVDGEIVARPLLPLSVSADHRVVEGAELSAFISTLERLIAEPSRLLLGAV comes from the coding sequence ATGAGCGTGGCCGAGATCGAGTTCAGACTGGCCGACATCGGCGAGGGCCTGACCGAGGCCGACGTCGTCGAGTGGCTGGTCCCCGTCGGGGAGCGCGTCGAGGAGCACCAGCCGGTCGTGACCGTCGAGACCGACAAGGCGCTCGTCGAACTGCCCGCGCCGGCGACCGGCGTCATCACCTGGCACGCGGTCGAGGCCGGCACGTCCGCCGCCGTCGGCGACGTGCTGTTCAAGATCGAAGCGGAGGGCGTCACGCACACGACGCACACGACGCCGCCGACGCCGGCTGCCGAGCAGGCGACGCCCGCCCCGCCTCGCGGCCGCGTCCTCGCGGCACCGGCGACCCGCAAGCTGGCGTACGAGCTGGGCATCGACCTGACGACCGTCCAGGGCTCCGGGCCCCACGGGCGGATCACCAAGCACGACGTGCGCGCCGCGCAGGAACCCGCCAGCGGCGCGCCCGGCGGCGGCGGCGCGACGGAGCCCGTCCGACCGCGCGCTCCGCGCGGCGAGGATCGCACCACGGTCCTCAGCGGCGTCAAGCGCTCGATGGCCCGCGCGATGACACGGGCGTGGAGAGTTCCCCACGTCAGCGAGTTCCGCGAGGTCGACGCTGCGCGGCTGCTCGCCGTGCAGAAGACGCTGCGCGCCGACGCGGAGCGGGCTGGCGTGCGCCTCGCGTTCGCGCCGATCTTCGCGATGGTCACCGTCGCGGCTCTGCGCGAGCACCCGATCATGAACGCCGTCTACGACGAGGGGACCGAGACGGTCACCGAGCGCGGCAGCGTCGACCTCGGCATCGCCGCGGCGACCCCGGACGGCCTCGTCGTGCCGGTGGTGCGCGCGGCCGAACAGCTCACGCTGCTGGAGCTGGCGCGCGAGATCGACGCGCTCGCGGAGGCCGCCCGCACGCGGCGCCTGACGCGCGAACAGACCGGACCGGGGTCCTTCACGCTCACCAACACCGGCGCGTACGGCGGCTGGCTCGGCGTGCCGATCGTGCGCGCGCCGGAGGTCGGCATCGCCGGCTTCGGCCGTACGCGCGAGTCGGCGGTCGTCGTGGACGGCGAGATCGTGGCGCGGCCCCTGCTGCCGCTGTCGGTGTCGGCCGACCACCGTGTCGTCGAGGGGGCGGAGCTGAGCGCGTTCATCTCGACGCTCGAACGCCTGATCGCGGAGCCGTCGCGACTGCTGCTGGGAGCTGTGTGA
- a CDS encoding cobalamin-independent methionine synthase II family protein, with protein sequence MKASDDRILTTHVGSLPRSPELLRMLEEIERDGDVNRDAFESKVVADLEQVVRNQLDVGIDVGGDGELPRIGFSSYVKDRVAGFGGVSTRGGMTDYEKFPRWAEMMVGDSAVGGEQPSESSTTYALPMAQEKIRYDPDRAAAKEELAWFAGALDAAPARFAETFVTAASPGIISTTLLRSEDNAAYANDREYLADICAEMRAEYELIVERGHVLQIDAPDLAFERQIMFRDRPLSEFLERVRLHVEVLNEAISNIPRDRVRMHVCWGNWNGPHIDDVELEPLLPYLYEAQVAGISMAGANPLHAHDFKLFASYPLPEHMVLLPGVIDVTHNYLEHPEVVADRICAYADVVGDPSRIIASTDCGFGTFAGLQLVAEDVTWKKLERLAEGAQIASERLGK encoded by the coding sequence ATGAAAGCCAGCGATGACCGCATCTTGACGACGCACGTCGGCAGCCTTCCACGGAGTCCCGAGCTGCTGCGGATGCTCGAGGAGATCGAACGCGACGGCGACGTCAACCGGGATGCGTTCGAGAGCAAGGTGGTCGCCGACCTCGAACAGGTCGTGCGCAACCAGCTCGACGTGGGCATCGACGTCGGCGGCGACGGCGAGCTGCCGCGCATCGGCTTCTCCTCTTACGTGAAGGATCGCGTGGCGGGCTTCGGAGGCGTGTCGACCCGCGGCGGGATGACCGACTACGAGAAGTTCCCGAGATGGGCCGAGATGATGGTCGGCGACTCGGCGGTCGGCGGCGAGCAGCCTTCTGAGAGCAGCACCACGTACGCGCTGCCGATGGCGCAGGAGAAGATCCGCTACGACCCGGATCGCGCAGCCGCGAAGGAGGAGCTGGCGTGGTTCGCCGGCGCGCTCGACGCCGCTCCCGCGAGATTCGCGGAGACGTTCGTCACCGCGGCATCGCCGGGGATCATCTCCACGACGCTGCTGCGCTCGGAGGACAACGCCGCCTACGCGAACGATCGCGAGTACCTCGCGGACATCTGCGCCGAGATGAGAGCCGAGTACGAGCTGATCGTCGAGCGCGGCCACGTGCTGCAGATCGATGCGCCCGATCTCGCGTTCGAGCGGCAGATCATGTTCCGGGACCGTCCGCTGAGCGAGTTCCTGGAGCGCGTGAGACTGCACGTCGAAGTCCTCAACGAGGCGATCTCGAACATCCCGCGCGACCGCGTCCGCATGCACGTCTGCTGGGGCAACTGGAACGGCCCCCACATCGACGACGTCGAGCTCGAGCCGCTGCTGCCGTACCTCTACGAGGCGCAGGTCGCCGGCATCTCGATGGCTGGTGCCAACCCGCTCCACGCGCACGACTTCAAGCTGTTCGCGTCGTACCCGCTGCCCGAGCACATGGTGTTGCTGCCCGGGGTGATCGACGTCACGCACAACTACCTCGAGCATCCCGAGGTCGTCGCCGATCGCATCTGCGCCTACGCCGACGTCGTCGGCGACCCGAGTCGCATCATCGCCTCCACCGACTGCGGCTTCGGCACCTTCGCCGGCCTGCAGCTGGTCGCCGAGGACGTCACCTGGAAGAAGCTGGAGCGACTCGCCGAGGGCGCCCAGATCGCCTCCGAGCGCCTCGGGAAGTGA
- a CDS encoding Nif3-like dinuclear metal center hexameric protein, with protein MTALAEIMTWLDDLLEPGAFKDFGPNGLQVPGREQVVTVVTGVSAHVELLERAIAEDADLLLVHHGLIWDFQSRRLHRRQARRLRLALEAELNLVMYHLPLDAHPEVGNNALLAGALGADAHEAWGRSRGRPLGRMATFAEPVPIAELLARVTRVTDREPLAFTDGPAAVRRLAIMSGGSATEFSSAIEAGADAFLTGEPAEHVMADAAEAGVHFIAAGHHATERFGARRVGELLAERFGVRHTFIDVPNPV; from the coding sequence GTGACCGCGCTCGCCGAGATCATGACCTGGCTGGACGACCTGCTGGAGCCGGGCGCGTTCAAGGACTTCGGGCCGAACGGCCTCCAGGTCCCCGGGCGCGAACAGGTCGTCACGGTCGTGACGGGCGTCTCCGCCCACGTCGAGCTGCTGGAGCGCGCGATCGCCGAGGACGCCGATCTGCTGCTCGTGCACCACGGGCTGATCTGGGACTTCCAGTCGCGCCGCCTGCACCGCCGACAGGCGCGCCGACTGCGGCTGGCGCTGGAGGCCGAGCTGAACCTCGTCATGTACCACCTGCCGCTCGACGCGCATCCCGAGGTCGGCAACAACGCGCTGCTGGCGGGAGCCCTCGGCGCCGACGCGCACGAGGCGTGGGGGCGCTCGCGCGGGCGTCCGCTCGGGCGCATGGCGACGTTCGCCGAGCCGGTGCCGATCGCGGAGCTGCTGGCGCGGGTCACGCGTGTCACCGACCGCGAGCCGCTCGCGTTCACGGACGGTCCGGCCGCGGTGCGGCGCCTGGCGATCATGTCCGGCGGCTCGGCGACCGAGTTCAGCTCCGCGATCGAGGCCGGTGCCGACGCGTTCCTCACCGGCGAGCCGGCCGAGCACGTGATGGCGGACGCCGCAGAGGCCGGCGTCCACTTCATCGCCGCCGGACACCATGCGACCGAGCGCTTCGGCGCGCGACGCGTCGGCGAGCTGCTCGCGGAGCGCTTCGGCGTCCGGCACACGTTCATCGACGTCCCCAATCCGGTCTGA
- a CDS encoding class I SAM-dependent methyltransferase, giving the protein MNMNHFHRWFCSSAYWYRLVHETIVPEVLDEHDVTLGDDVLELGPGPGVTTDMLRKRVDRLTALEFDERLHRRLANRLSGEANTTVVRGDATAMPFEDQRYSAVVCFTMLHHIPTDPLQDRLFAEARRVLRPGGIFTGSDSPGNHWAFKAIHLNDVMNCIDPATLKPRLEAAGFQDVEVDAGDRFMWRAYAA; this is encoded by the coding sequence ATGAACATGAATCACTTCCATCGCTGGTTCTGCTCCAGCGCCTACTGGTACCGCCTCGTTCACGAGACGATCGTGCCCGAGGTGCTCGACGAGCACGACGTCACCCTCGGCGATGACGTGCTCGAGCTCGGTCCCGGCCCCGGCGTCACGACCGACATGCTGCGCAAGCGCGTCGATCGCCTCACGGCGCTGGAGTTCGACGAGCGTCTGCATCGCAGACTCGCCAACCGCCTCTCGGGTGAGGCGAACACGACCGTCGTCCGCGGCGACGCGACGGCGATGCCGTTCGAAGACCAACGCTACAGCGCGGTCGTGTGCTTCACGATGCTCCACCACATCCCGACCGACCCGCTGCAGGACAGACTGTTCGCCGAGGCGCGCCGCGTGCTGCGACCCGGAGGGATCTTCACCGGCTCCGACAGCCCCGGCAACCACTGGGCCTTCAAGGCGATCCACCTCAACGACGTCATGAATTGCATCGATCCGGCGACGCTCAAGCCGCGCCTGGAGGCGGCCGGGTTCCAGGACGTCGAGGTGGACGCGGGCGACCGCTTCATGTGGCGCGCGTACGCCGCCTGA
- the lpdA gene encoding dihydrolipoyl dehydrogenase, with the protein MVVGELIEEVDLLVVGGGPGGYTAALHAAALGRRVTLVEEGGPAALGGACLHVGCIPSKALIEVASHAWRGHELAELGAAKTAGGFDGDRFQVGKAALIARLASGVAGQLANAGVRVVEGRATLTAADRVSVHSGADGALVAQLRFRDAILATGSRPIELPALPYDGVTVLDSAGALALADVPEALAVVGGGYIGLELGIAFAKLGARVSIVEARERLLPELPKALLRPLLKRLAELGVAIHVNALAVGHADGRLRCEQADGAALVDADKVIVAVGRRPNVDGLGLGDAGLADPAGALLAPAPDRRIAEHVAAIGDIVPGPALAHKATAEARVAAEALSGRRVAFDPAAIPLVVFSDPEIASAGQTAAQARDAGVDAIEVVMPLAASGRAATMAATHGFVQLVVDPQADAIIGAHIVAPHASELIAEAVLAIELRASPEDLALTIHPHPTLSELFAEAAERTPATS; encoded by the coding sequence ATGGTCGTCGGGGAGCTGATCGAGGAGGTCGACCTGCTCGTCGTGGGCGGCGGCCCGGGCGGCTACACGGCGGCGCTGCACGCCGCGGCGCTCGGCCGGCGCGTGACGCTCGTCGAGGAGGGCGGGCCGGCCGCCCTCGGCGGCGCCTGCCTGCACGTCGGCTGCATCCCCAGCAAGGCGCTGATCGAGGTCGCGTCGCACGCCTGGCGCGGCCACGAGCTCGCGGAGCTGGGCGCCGCCAAGACGGCCGGCGGCTTCGACGGCGACCGCTTCCAGGTCGGCAAGGCGGCGCTGATCGCGCGGCTCGCCTCAGGCGTCGCGGGTCAGCTGGCGAACGCCGGCGTGCGCGTGGTCGAGGGTCGTGCCACGCTCACGGCGGCCGACCGCGTCTCGGTCCACTCCGGCGCCGACGGCGCGCTCGTCGCCCAGCTGCGCTTCCGCGACGCGATCCTCGCGACCGGATCGCGCCCGATCGAGCTGCCGGCTCTCCCGTACGACGGCGTGACGGTCCTCGACTCGGCCGGCGCCCTGGCGCTCGCCGACGTGCCGGAGGCGCTGGCCGTCGTCGGGGGCGGCTACATCGGGCTCGAGCTCGGCATCGCGTTCGCGAAGCTCGGCGCCCGCGTCTCGATCGTCGAGGCACGTGAGCGGCTGCTGCCGGAACTGCCGAAGGCGTTGCTGCGCCCACTGCTCAAGCGGCTCGCGGAGCTTGGCGTGGCGATCCACGTGAACGCGCTCGCCGTCGGCCACGCCGACGGCAGACTGCGCTGCGAGCAGGCGGACGGAGCGGCGCTCGTGGACGCCGACAAGGTGATCGTCGCCGTCGGGCGGCGGCCGAACGTCGACGGTCTCGGTCTGGGCGACGCCGGCCTGGCGGATCCCGCCGGCGCGCTGCTCGCGCCGGCGCCCGATCGCCGCATCGCCGAGCACGTCGCCGCGATCGGCGACATCGTTCCCGGGCCGGCTCTGGCGCACAAGGCGACCGCCGAGGCGCGCGTCGCGGCTGAGGCGCTGAGCGGACGTCGCGTCGCGTTCGACCCGGCGGCGATCCCGCTCGTGGTCTTCTCCGACCCGGAGATCGCCAGCGCCGGACAGACGGCGGCGCAGGCGCGTGACGCCGGCGTCGACGCGATCGAGGTCGTCATGCCGTTGGCCGCATCGGGCCGCGCCGCGACGATGGCCGCGACGCACGGCTTCGTGCAGCTCGTCGTCGATCCTCAGGCCGATGCGATCATCGGCGCCCACATCGTCGCGCCACATGCGTCGGAGCTGATCGCGGAGGCGGTCCTGGCGATCGAGCTGCGGGCCTCGCCAGAGGATCTTGCGCTCACGATCCACCCGCATCCGACGTTGAGCGAGCTGTTCGCCGAAGCAGCAGAGCGCACGCCAGCGACTTCATGA
- a CDS encoding hydantoinase/oxoprolinase family protein, whose translation MRLGCDTGGTFTDLVVDTGEELRLFKAATTPEDPVRGVFDVLTVAARADGRSLEDFLRDADDFVHGTTRAINAVVTGSTARTALLATAGHRDMLVFREGGRADAFDHTRPYPAPLVPRSLTFEVRERIGADGHVLEPLDEAALSATLRELAEHDVEAIAVALLWSIVEPRHELRVGDLIAEHLPGVPYTLSHQINPTLREYRRASSTCIDASLKPLMTAYFSSLTGRLREAGFGGRVLVATSQGGMLDAGEVAARPIHSLNSGPAMAPVAGRHFAAAAREESAIVMDTGGTTCDVSVVRRGRIPWTRETWIGPPREGHITGFPSVGVTSVGAGGGSIAWVDEGGLLRVGPLSAGSVPGPACYGRGGSRPTLTDACLVLGYLNPSAFLGGTMTLDTEAARTAVEELAAPLGVDVQEAAAAVLTIATSNMLHAIEDVTVAQGIDPAETVLVAGGGAAGFNAVEIARRLACRRLIVPEVGAALSAAGALLSDLSTDFSTTLFAATEAFDAGAVNAALAELTVRCRDFLATAGDGAGEIEYRAEGRYPHQVWEIDVPVRSGTFADDAAVEQLASDFHGVHRNLFGIADEGSSVELVSWRASARVTVHDGATRPVARPNGPGAADEARRAYFPGAGWQAARAVHAGRIAPGEQVAGPALIESPLTTIVMDGDAVAERGADGTLSIRLTR comes from the coding sequence ATGCGGCTCGGCTGCGACACCGGTGGCACGTTCACCGACCTCGTCGTCGACACCGGCGAGGAGCTGCGCCTGTTCAAGGCGGCGACGACGCCTGAGGACCCGGTCCGCGGCGTGTTCGACGTGCTGACGGTCGCGGCGCGCGCCGATGGGCGCTCGCTGGAGGACTTCCTCCGCGATGCGGATGACTTCGTGCACGGCACGACGCGCGCGATCAACGCCGTCGTGACCGGTTCGACGGCGCGCACCGCGCTGCTCGCCACGGCCGGCCATCGCGACATGCTCGTCTTCCGCGAGGGCGGACGGGCCGATGCGTTCGACCACACCCGTCCCTATCCGGCTCCGCTCGTGCCACGCTCGCTCACGTTCGAGGTGCGCGAGCGGATCGGTGCCGACGGACACGTGCTGGAGCCACTCGACGAAGCGGCGCTCTCGGCGACGCTGCGTGAGCTGGCCGAGCACGACGTGGAAGCGATCGCGGTGGCGCTGCTGTGGTCGATCGTCGAGCCGCGGCACGAGCTGCGTGTCGGCGATCTGATCGCCGAGCACCTGCCAGGCGTGCCGTACACGCTGTCGCATCAGATCAATCCGACGCTGCGCGAGTACCGGCGCGCGTCCTCGACGTGCATCGATGCGTCGCTCAAGCCGCTGATGACGGCCTACTTCTCGTCGCTCACGGGCCGGCTGCGCGAGGCGGGCTTCGGCGGACGGGTGCTCGTCGCGACGTCCCAGGGCGGCATGCTCGACGCCGGCGAGGTCGCGGCCAGACCGATCCACTCGCTCAACTCCGGACCCGCGATGGCGCCGGTGGCGGGCCGCCACTTCGCGGCTGCGGCACGAGAGGAGAGCGCGATCGTGATGGACACCGGCGGCACGACGTGCGACGTCAGCGTCGTGCGGCGAGGGCGCATCCCGTGGACGCGCGAGACGTGGATCGGGCCGCCACGCGAGGGCCACATCACCGGCTTCCCCTCGGTCGGCGTCACGAGCGTCGGGGCTGGCGGAGGCAGCATCGCCTGGGTCGACGAGGGCGGTCTCCTGCGCGTCGGCCCGCTGAGCGCCGGCTCGGTCCCGGGCCCTGCCTGCTACGGGCGCGGCGGGAGCCGACCGACGCTCACGGACGCATGTCTCGTCCTCGGCTACCTGAACCCGAGCGCGTTCCTCGGCGGCACGATGACGCTCGACACGGAGGCCGCGCGCACCGCCGTCGAGGAGCTCGCCGCGCCGCTCGGCGTGGACGTGCAGGAGGCGGCGGCCGCGGTGCTGACGATCGCCACGTCGAACATGCTGCACGCGATCGAGGACGTGACCGTCGCGCAGGGCATCGACCCCGCGGAGACGGTGCTCGTCGCAGGCGGCGGCGCGGCCGGGTTCAACGCGGTCGAGATCGCCCGCCGGCTGGCTTGCCGGCGCTTGATCGTGCCTGAGGTGGGTGCGGCGCTGAGCGCCGCCGGCGCGCTGCTGTCGGACCTCTCGACCGACTTCTCCACGACGCTCTTCGCCGCCACCGAAGCATTCGACGCGGGCGCTGTGAACGCCGCGCTGGCGGAGCTGACGGTGCGCTGCCGCGACTTCCTCGCGACAGCGGGCGACGGCGCGGGAGAGATCGAGTACCGCGCTGAGGGCCGATACCCGCACCAGGTGTGGGAGATCGACGTCCCGGTGCGCAGCGGGACGTTCGCCGACGACGCCGCCGTCGAGCAGCTCGCCTCCGACTTCCACGGCGTGCACCGCAACCTGTTCGGGATCGCCGACGAGGGATCGTCGGTCGAGTTGGTCTCGTGGCGCGCGAGCGCGCGCGTCACAGTCCACGACGGCGCGACGCGCCCGGTCGCCCGGCCGAACGGTCCCGGCGCCGCGGACGAGGCCCGGCGCGCGTACTTCCCCGGTGCCGGCTGGCAGGCGGCGCGCGCCGTGCACGCCGGGCGAATCGCTCCCGGCGAGCAGGTCGCCGGACCGGCGCTGATCGAGTCTCCGCTCACGACGATCGTGATGGACGGCGACGCCGTCGCCGAGCGCGGCGCCGACGGGACGCTCTCGATCCGGCTCACGAGATGA
- a CDS encoding PucR family transcriptional regulator produces the protein MSAQTTNWRPIVTGCRAVRARSNSLSARIVARIEDEIRPYEQALISTTDHREAVRHHMDMMLAGLAEHRTPGEAELEFARELGRRRARQGLPLYALIQAYHVGYQELWEELFAEVQTQPGSETVAALPFAAGEAWAWVREISAAVAEAHEDATAGEHDADVKAQRRFVELLNQSGEPIEELFDAARALGFEPEADFQAMCTVADGLDQRRVERIQAALGVLGGGRCLVVEHGRLLILWQRAAVSEVRAVLERLAPDRAVGVGLARRGFAGARVTVGDAERALAVATRRGEDASFAQEWLASAMLQSEDRLIPILEPGLRVAEKHPGLLEVVVGFAEADFSIAAMARTHYLHPNTATYRLERWRELTGWNARSIDGLMKSLACALLLRRTARSTSDAGGS, from the coding sequence GTGAGCGCCCAGACGACCAACTGGCGCCCGATCGTCACCGGCTGCAGAGCGGTGCGGGCGCGTTCCAACTCCCTCTCCGCGCGCATCGTGGCGCGGATCGAGGACGAGATCAGACCCTACGAGCAGGCGCTGATCTCCACCACGGACCACCGCGAGGCGGTCCGCCATCACATGGACATGATGCTCGCCGGTCTCGCCGAGCACAGAACGCCCGGCGAGGCGGAGCTGGAGTTCGCCCGCGAGCTGGGACGCCGGCGCGCGCGCCAGGGGCTGCCGCTGTACGCGCTGATCCAGGCGTACCACGTCGGCTACCAGGAGCTGTGGGAAGAGCTGTTCGCCGAGGTGCAGACGCAGCCCGGGTCCGAGACCGTCGCCGCGTTGCCGTTCGCCGCGGGCGAGGCGTGGGCGTGGGTGCGCGAGATCAGCGCGGCGGTCGCGGAGGCCCATGAGGACGCGACCGCCGGGGAGCACGACGCCGACGTGAAGGCGCAACGCCGATTCGTCGAGCTGCTGAACCAATCGGGCGAACCGATCGAGGAGCTGTTCGACGCGGCGCGCGCGCTCGGGTTCGAGCCCGAGGCGGACTTTCAGGCGATGTGCACCGTCGCGGACGGACTCGATCAGCGGCGGGTCGAACGCATTCAGGCAGCCCTCGGCGTCCTCGGCGGCGGCCGCTGCCTCGTCGTCGAGCACGGCCGCCTCCTGATCCTCTGGCAGCGTGCCGCCGTGTCAGAGGTACGTGCGGTGCTGGAGCGCCTCGCGCCCGACCGCGCGGTCGGCGTCGGGCTCGCTCGCAGAGGCTTCGCCGGCGCACGCGTCACCGTCGGCGACGCCGAGCGGGCGCTGGCGGTCGCGACGCGCCGCGGCGAGGACGCGAGCTTCGCGCAGGAATGGCTCGCCTCCGCGATGCTGCAATCGGAGGACCGGCTGATCCCGATCCTGGAGCCCGGGCTGCGCGTGGCCGAGAAGCATCCGGGTCTGCTCGAGGTCGTGGTCGGCTTCGCGGAGGCCGACTTCTCGATCGCCGCGATGGCGCGCACCCATTACCTGCATCCCAACACCGCGACGTATCGGCTCGAGCGCTGGCGGGAGCTGACGGGCTGGAACGCCCGCAGCATCGACGGGCTCATGAAGTCGCTGGCGTGCGCTCTGCTGCTTCGGCGAACAGCTCGCTCAACGTCGGATGCGGGTGGATCGTGA